The sequence CGTGGTTCTTGCCATTCTTTTAACAGTTTTCGTAGGAAGCTGTGCTTACAGGCTTTGTTTTCATCCCATAAGAGAGCACGAATTAGCTGTGATGGTGGTTTCGGTGGCTTTAGGAATCATCATTCAACAATTTATGGTTCTTATCTTTGGGGGAACTTTTCGGAGCATCCCAAGTTTTGCGGCGGGATATCTAGAGCTTCTGGGTGTTAGGATCCTGAAGGGGCATCTTCTGGTACTGGGAATAGCCTTATTCTCACTTTTCCTCGTATGGCTCATGTTAACCAAAACCAAACTTGGTATCGCCATAAGAGCCACTGCTCAAGATAGAGAAATGGCGAGCTTGGTGGGAATAAACGTTGGATGGATGTGTATGATAACCATGGCAATGGCGGTAGCTTTAGCGGCTTTAGCCGGTACCATGGTGGGACCCCTCATAACCCTTAGTCCTTGGATGTGGCTTCAGCTCTTAGTAGTGGTTTTGGCGGTGGTCATCTTGGGTGGACTAGGTAGCTTGAAGGGAAGCCTCCTGGCAGCCTTCTTGCTTGGGTACACGGAGACGGCAGTGGTCCACTTCGTTCCCATGGGTTCTTTCCTTCGGGGAGTGGCTTCCCTCATCGTGATGTTGATTGTACTTTTGGTGAGACCAGAGGGTCTCTTTGGGATTTCTTT comes from Candidatus Hadarchaeales archaeon and encodes:
- a CDS encoding branched-chain amino acid ABC transporter permease, translating into MIQEILINGAATGGVFALLAVGFSLIFGVARIINLAHTAFCMLAAYSVYAFSTIYGLNFYLSVVLAILLTVFVGSCAYRLCFHPIREHELAVMVVSVALGIIIQQFMVLIFGGTFRSIPSFAAGYLELLGVRILKGHLLVLGIALFSLFLVWLMLTKTKLGIAIRATAQDREMASLVGINVGWMCMITMAMAVALAALAGTMVGPLITLSPWMWLQLLVVVLAVVILGGLGSLKGSLLAAFLLGYTETAVVHFVPMGSFLRGVASLIVMLIVLLVRPEGLFGISFEEERL